One genomic segment of Rubeoparvulum massiliense includes these proteins:
- a CDS encoding prephenate dehydrogenase, which translates to MGTRIGIIGLGLIGGSLAKAWQDHPDVEVVAIDREEETIQQALKDGTIVAGSTEMDEELLVSCDVILLCVPVGQVIPMVKQLCQLPLQSGTIITDTGSTKCGVMEGVSEFIQEHLHFIGGHPMAGSHRSGYGAASPSLLANAFYVITPFPTTPKAAVERLVNLLRITKVNVIEMEWQVHDQVVGAVSHYPHVLAAAMVNMVARYNKDEPLYHLLAAGGYKDFTRIAASNWEMWRDIVLNNRNVLLTYMDELRKDLDRLAQAIRHDESDYIEHFFQAAKEARQSLPERKRGGLLTWYDCYVDVPDHPGVIAEITVLLANGGFNLRNITILENRDGVLGALCLTFRQKEEMEGAMALLEEHGYPVSLPSYTLV; encoded by the coding sequence ATGGGCACACGCATCGGTATTATTGGTCTAGGCTTAATCGGAGGCTCATTAGCAAAGGCGTGGCAAGACCATCCAGATGTTGAAGTGGTCGCCATTGATCGAGAGGAAGAGACAATTCAGCAAGCATTAAAGGATGGAACTATCGTTGCTGGAAGCACTGAGATGGATGAAGAGCTCCTTGTCTCCTGTGATGTGATTCTACTCTGTGTCCCTGTTGGGCAGGTGATACCCATGGTTAAACAACTATGCCAGCTTCCCTTGCAATCAGGTACGATCATTACAGATACAGGGAGTACGAAGTGTGGAGTGATGGAGGGAGTATCCGAATTTATTCAAGAACATCTTCACTTTATTGGTGGTCACCCTATGGCAGGCTCCCATCGTTCAGGCTATGGCGCAGCTTCTCCTTCATTACTTGCCAATGCTTTCTATGTGATTACACCATTTCCTACCACACCCAAGGCAGCGGTTGAACGTCTTGTTAATTTACTTCGAATCACCAAAGTGAATGTGATCGAGATGGAATGGCAGGTACATGATCAAGTAGTGGGTGCAGTGAGTCATTATCCCCATGTGCTAGCAGCAGCCATGGTAAATATGGTGGCCCGCTATAATAAGGATGAGCCTTTATATCATCTGCTAGCTGCTGGTGGATATAAGGATTTTACAAGGATCGCCGCCAGTAACTGGGAGATGTGGCGAGATATTGTACTGAACAATCGTAATGTCCTCTTAACTTATATGGATGAATTGCGAAAGGATTTGGATCGTCTAGCACAAGCCATCCGTCATGATGAGAGTGACTATATTGAGCATTTTTTTCAAGCGGCGAAGGAAGCCCGTCAGTCCTTACCCGAACGGAAGCGGGGTGGGCTCCTCACATGGTATGATTGCTATGTGGATGTACCTGACCATCCAGGTGTGATCGCCGAGATTACGGTGTTGCTTGCCAATGGTGGGTTTAATCTACGCAATATTACAATCCTAGAAAATCGTGATGGGGTATTAGGCGCTCTTTGCTTAACTTTTCGTCAGAAGGAAGAGATGGAGGGTGCCATGGCTCTCCTAGAAGAGCATGGTTATCCGGTCTCACTCCCTTCCTATACGCTGGTGTAG
- a CDS encoding MFS transporter: MFRNKGFSRQQAFGFGVVVFSLFMDMFLYSMIIPIVPTYVHELGASDSMIGLLFSIYALGMMVATPIFGMISDRIGRKRPMIWGTAGLMVSTLLFAFSNSMTCLMIARFLQGVAGAAPWTAGLALLADIFPANKRGQVMGLAVSGLSAGTLLGAPLGGILYDWGGHYLPFLVVTVLTFFNLLATFFGVEEPSRNTASIVKVGNQGEVKLGQYLKSTPIILVSAIVLMAESVLTMIEPLYPPYLERTFSLSASTVGLIFGISTVGYSIASVISGRLTDRYNPQMNMVIGLIILALSLPFLMLADTITEVCIAMFFFGSSIGYTVTPTLPTLSIIVERKGSASYATVYAIFNLVVGIGILVGPIIGGVFSDTIGLSYAFYTMSGVTVLFILLVKPLLNKYKAAWERIELSQKREKEKVSVPTGALKSSLLKQPLQNVAPEKFE, translated from the coding sequence ATGTTTCGCAATAAAGGTTTTAGCCGTCAGCAAGCCTTTGGCTTTGGCGTGGTTGTATTTAGTCTATTTATGGATATGTTCTTATACAGTATGATCATCCCAATTGTACCGACGTATGTTCATGAATTGGGAGCAAGTGATTCAATGATTGGGCTACTTTTTAGTATTTATGCGTTGGGAATGATGGTAGCAACCCCAATCTTTGGCATGATCTCCGATCGGATTGGCCGTAAGCGTCCGATGATCTGGGGAACGGCAGGCTTAATGGTTTCCACACTGCTGTTTGCTTTCTCCAATAGCATGACCTGCTTGATGATTGCCCGTTTCTTACAAGGGGTAGCAGGTGCAGCACCTTGGACTGCAGGGCTAGCACTCTTAGCTGATATTTTCCCAGCCAATAAGCGTGGTCAAGTGATGGGTCTGGCTGTTTCTGGACTCTCAGCAGGTACGCTACTAGGTGCACCCCTTGGTGGGATTCTCTACGATTGGGGTGGCCATTACCTTCCCTTTTTAGTGGTTACAGTTTTAACCTTCTTTAATCTCTTAGCCACATTTTTTGGTGTGGAGGAACCAAGTCGGAATACTGCTTCTATCGTTAAGGTAGGTAACCAAGGTGAAGTGAAGCTTGGCCAATATCTAAAGAGCACACCGATTATCTTGGTCTCTGCTATTGTATTAATGGCAGAATCAGTATTAACCATGATCGAACCGCTCTATCCACCTTATTTGGAACGGACATTTTCATTATCTGCCTCTACCGTGGGATTGATTTTTGGTATTTCCACCGTAGGCTACAGTATTGCTTCAGTCATTTCTGGTCGCTTAACAGACCGCTACAATCCTCAGATGAACATGGTAATTGGGCTGATTATCCTCGCATTGAGTCTGCCATTCTTAATGCTAGCAGATACTATCACAGAGGTTTGTATCGCCATGTTTTTCTTCGGATCATCTATTGGCTATACCGTGACGCCAACTTTACCTACTCTTTCCATCATTGTGGAGCGGAAGGGTAGTGCGAGCTATGCAACAGTCTATGCCATCTTTAACCTGGTCGTGGGCATCGGAATTCTCGTGGGACCGATTATCGGTGGAGTCTTCTCAGATACAATCGGTCTCTCCTACGCCTTCTACACCATGAGTGGGGTCACTGTGCTCTTTATTCTATTAGTAAAACCATTACTCAATAAGTACAAAGCAGCTTGGGAGCGAATAGAACTTTCTCAGAAGAGGGAGAAAGAGAAAGTGAGTGTACCAACAGGTGCGCTTAAATCCTCTCTCCTCAAGCAACCACTTCAAAATGTGGCACCAGAAAAATTTGAATAA